One window of the Solanum stenotomum isolate F172 chromosome 11, ASM1918654v1, whole genome shotgun sequence genome contains the following:
- the LOC125845506 gene encoding uncharacterized protein LOC125845506 has product MDNQRTTLLNWTYFCQGKGMDELSQTLLLTTMELENTRLKAQEELKIREDEINQLKDLLNRTINEKNEAQEKCQKLILEKLVFQQQQQQHLVFQQTGPLSGVSCIEDEPILNRTFSSSDCDESIVSSPQEKEHQQQQQDLPILIDKPLPENGKFLQAVMQAGPLLQTLLLAGPLPQWRHPPPPMDSYEIPPPPVVIPCEDPIFNVFNNCGRLNKRRGSGVLFDDSNIGNKYQRVVL; this is encoded by the exons ATGGATAACCAAAGAACTACTCTTCTTAATTGGACTTACTTCTGCCAAGGCAAG GGCATGGATGAGCTAAGTCAGACACTGTTGCTGACAACAATGGAGCTGGAGAACACCAGGTTGAAAGCTCAAGAAGAGCTAAAAATCAGAGAAGATGAGATAAACCAGCTTAAAGATTTGTTAAACAGAACCATCAATGAGAAAAATGAAGCTCAAGAGAAATGCCAAAAACTAATCTTGGAAAAACTTGTGTTTCAGCAGCAACAGCAGCAACATCTGGTGTTTCAACAAACAGGTCCATTATCTGGTGTTTCATGCATTGAAGATGAACCAATTCTAAACAGAACATTTTCATCTTCTGATTGTGATGAAAGCATTGTTTCATCCCCACAAGAAAaagaacatcaacaacaacaacaagatttGCCTATTCTTATTGACAAACCATTACCTGAAAATGGAAAATTTTTACAAGCTGTAATGCAAGCAGGACCACTTCTACAAACACTCCTTCTTGCTGGTCCTTTACCTCAATGGcgccaccccccacccccaatgGACTCTTATGAAATCCCACCACCCCCTGTGGTTATACCATGTGAAGATccaatttttaatgtttttaacAACTGTGGAAGACTAAACAAGAGAAGGGGTAGTGGTGTTCTTTTTGATGATTCTAACATTGGAAACAAATACCAAAGGGTTGTGCTTTGA